Proteins encoded together in one Planctopirus ephydatiae window:
- a CDS encoding efflux RND transporter periplasmic adaptor subunit — MPNCYQLLLNSESDRLPRVTIAIAFGLSLLLAMNASTALAETITIRAAQITVAEQLEIPALESGTLVERFFREGEVIEEGQKIGQIDDQVARLAAAKARAELALAKALTESDLKLRFARKNAEVSKAELTRSLESVARYPKSVSQTELDQLALAAQKAELEVEQAEFDQRQLALQQEIRAQELAGAELMVARREIKSPLSGTVVNWKKQRGEWVDPGTPVVRVVRLNPLRIDTFLPSSQARLLHIGQTIQFLPVAGKKSPIDPLKETGNQPSPVKALEGKITFINPEVDPVGQQVRIWIELPNPELSLRPGDRGDVTLELTVTDAQVIPLKSTNTTKPATIPGLQPR, encoded by the coding sequence ATGCCAAATTGTTACCAACTTCTATTGAACTCTGAGAGCGACCGTCTCCCTCGGGTTACTATAGCCATCGCGTTTGGCCTGAGTCTGCTTTTAGCGATGAATGCTTCAACAGCTTTGGCAGAAACCATCACCATTCGGGCAGCTCAAATCACGGTCGCAGAGCAGCTGGAAATTCCGGCTTTAGAATCAGGCACACTCGTCGAGCGGTTTTTCCGTGAAGGCGAAGTCATCGAAGAAGGTCAGAAGATCGGCCAGATTGATGACCAGGTCGCCAGACTGGCGGCTGCCAAAGCCCGTGCCGAACTCGCCTTAGCCAAAGCACTGACAGAGAGTGACTTAAAGCTGCGTTTTGCCCGCAAGAACGCGGAAGTCTCGAAAGCCGAACTGACAAGGTCGCTTGAATCGGTCGCGCGTTATCCGAAGAGCGTTTCGCAGACCGAACTCGACCAATTGGCACTGGCTGCCCAGAAGGCCGAACTCGAGGTCGAGCAGGCTGAGTTTGACCAGCGGCAACTGGCACTCCAACAGGAGATTCGCGCACAGGAACTGGCAGGAGCCGAGTTAATGGTCGCGCGACGTGAAATCAAATCGCCACTCTCTGGTACGGTGGTGAACTGGAAAAAACAGCGCGGCGAATGGGTTGATCCCGGGACACCAGTCGTGAGAGTTGTGCGATTAAATCCTTTGCGGATTGACACCTTTCTGCCATCCAGCCAGGCCCGACTGTTGCACATCGGGCAGACAATTCAATTCCTGCCTGTGGCCGGTAAAAAATCTCCCATCGATCCGTTGAAAGAAACAGGGAATCAACCTTCCCCTGTGAAAGCATTGGAAGGGAAGATCACTTTTATCAATCCGGAAGTCGATCCTGTCGGTCAACAGGTGCGGATCTGGATCGAACTGCCCAACCCGGAATTGTCACTTCGACCCGGTGATCGTGGTGATGTCACTCTGGAGTTAACAGTAACTGACGCGCAAGTAATCCCACTGAAATCCACGAACACGACAAAGCCCGCTACGATTCCCGGTTTACAGCCTCGCTGA
- a CDS encoding alpha/beta hydrolase, giving the protein MGLTITICLLIALLSIEIVIRIIYVRIVLSTFDIKPPFNVAHVLPDPAAEKITFKTTLGLMLRGAVHRPPAGLPRGVILFCTELDGTHWLARHYCDGLIRAGFAVISFDFRSQGESDSLAGYEPNQWMTRYEIDDTISALEWIESHAEFSSLPLGVMGVSRGSTAALWVAARYPHVLVACCDGAYSLSMLAFHFVSRWASIYMPQWAESLIPDWHYRSTVAIVQFLSARRRKVQYVHIESYLKRLKSCPTLFIAGEKDNYVPYYLSQELMRRIRSPLAKVWIVPRAKHNKARHTEPGQYDQILVQHFEQMLPQKAEARLSSDESTHPLKPHFTDALRNADAKRRAM; this is encoded by the coding sequence ATGGGCCTTACGATCACCATTTGCCTGTTGATCGCACTACTTTCAATCGAAATTGTCATTCGTATTATTTATGTACGAATTGTCCTTTCGACATTTGATATCAAACCACCATTCAACGTGGCACATGTTCTTCCTGATCCGGCAGCAGAAAAAATCACTTTCAAAACGACTCTCGGTCTGATGTTGCGAGGTGCGGTTCATCGACCACCAGCTGGTCTGCCTCGGGGAGTGATTTTGTTCTGCACCGAACTGGATGGCACGCACTGGCTGGCACGTCATTATTGCGATGGCCTGATCCGAGCTGGTTTTGCTGTCATTTCGTTCGACTTCCGCAGTCAGGGAGAGAGCGACTCTTTAGCAGGCTATGAACCCAACCAGTGGATGACTCGGTATGAGATCGACGATACGATTTCAGCACTGGAGTGGATCGAGAGTCATGCGGAATTCAGCAGTTTGCCACTGGGTGTGATGGGGGTCAGTCGAGGTTCCACAGCGGCACTCTGGGTCGCAGCTCGATATCCGCATGTTCTCGTGGCCTGCTGCGATGGTGCCTATTCGCTTTCCATGCTGGCATTTCATTTTGTTTCCCGCTGGGCATCGATTTATATGCCTCAATGGGCCGAATCGTTGATTCCCGATTGGCACTACCGCTCCACAGTGGCGATTGTTCAGTTTTTGAGTGCCCGGCGGAGAAAGGTTCAATATGTCCACATTGAATCTTACTTAAAGCGACTCAAGTCGTGTCCGACGTTGTTTATTGCTGGTGAGAAAGATAATTATGTTCCTTACTACTTGAGTCAGGAACTGATGCGTCGGATCCGTTCGCCTCTGGCAAAAGTCTGGATTGTCCCCAGGGCCAAACATAACAAGGCCCGTCATACAGAACCCGGCCAGTATGATCAAATTCTGGTTCAACACTTCGAACAGATGCTCCCTCAAAAAGCCGAAGCACGACTCTCGAGTGATGAATCAACTCATCCACTGAAGCCTCATTTTACTGATGCGTTGAGAAATGCAGACGCGAAACGTCGAGCGATGTAG